DNA from Pirellulaceae bacterium:
TTGGCAGAGTTGCGGCTAGTCGATCGGCGACATGCAATAGCATTTCGGGATGGTCGATGGCAGCCTGAGAGGCTTCGATGTTTTGCCAATGACTTTGCAATTCGAACTCACATTTTCTGAGATCGTCGCGTACTAAGTCCAACATCAGACGATAGGTACTACCAACATTGGAATCGGTCATGCCGCGCAGGTCGGCCAAGTCGGCACCGGCATCGCGTTCGATTTGTTGCAGTTTCTGGGTGGCTACAGATAATTCGTTTTCGGCCACAGTCATTGCCGCTTGCAATTCGACCAAAACCGATTCTGCCCGCGAGCGGCGCACTTGCTGGAGCTGGGCTTCCAGGCTATCGCAGATTGCTTTTGTGAGTTCAATCGCACGATCGCGTGAGTCGTGTTTGACGTCCAAATAGATAACCTCGGTGGTGCCCAATTCTGCACCTCGAGGCGCTCGAACTTTGACACAGTTCCTGGCAAAGCTTTCAATTTCGGCAGCAGAATAGGGCTTTTTGCTTTGCCATAGACCAAAACACACAGACTTGCGCCCGACGGCGCTTAGAGCGTGTGCGACGACCTGAGGACTTTGAGCCATTTCCAGGATGGTCTCTTGAGATGCCTTCATTTGCGACTGGCTCTCGAAACGCCCCAGCTTCATCATCGTGCCTGTGACTTCGTCCCGGACGATGAAGCCCTGGGAGGCTACCCACAGCGTGTCCTTCAGCAGGATGGCGTAGAGCACACCCGCTGCAGCAAATGCCAGGGTACAACCGATCCACAGCTTCCGCCACTGCCAGAATGAATTGACAAGGTAACTGAGTTGTGCGATTGACGATTCCGATGTTGCGCGATTCATGATACAGTCGGGGCGATACGGGTTCCTGGCACGGATTGCAGGGGAAATCGGGCAAAACCGCGCGTAGAGAAACGATTCTTGGAACCGTAGCCCATTGGAATTGTCTACCCGAGCGCCTGAGCTGGAAATCAGCCAACGTTTAGCTAGTCGCTGAACGCGCGATTCACATTCTGCGGATATTGCCGACAGTGCCGAAATTAGTAGTCGCGGCGACTATCGGCATGAATTCGTTGATTTGCCGAGAGGGCTACGGCTGAATTCGACTACCATTAGGAGTTGACAGCCTGGAGAGTGTGCCTTAGTTTGCAAACCACCACGTTAGTATTTTGCCACACGCAAGCCTGTCAAACAGGGGACAGTGCCGGCGGAGAATTGATGACGAAAGCGATGTACGGGACTCGTCAACACCCTGAGGCCGTATACAGCTTCAGGGTTTTTTGTTGATGCTATGTGTCGACGACAAAAGTGCTGCGTCTGGCAAAAAAGTTTCGCAATGAGATCGGATACAGTCTTTCATGAAGCGCACGATCGCCATCTACGATACAACGCTCCGCGACGGAGCCCAGGGGGAAGGTGTCAGTTTTTCGCTCCAAGACAAGCTGAATATATGTCAACGTTTGGCGGAGATTGGCATCGACTACGTCGAAGGTGGTTACCCGCTGTCTAACGAGAAGGATGTTGCCTTTTTTGAGAATGTACGGCGGTTGAACTTGAGCCAGACTGTGGTGAGCGCATTCGGAATGACGCGACGTCGCGGTTTCAAGGCGGCCGAAGATCCAGGTATGCAGGCGATGTTAGCAGCCGGAACCGGGGCCTGTACGATCGTTGGCAAGACATGGGATTTCCAAGTTACCGACGTGCTGGGCGTTGACTTGGATGAGAATTTGGCGATGATCGGCGACAGCATCGAATTTCTGGGACGCCATGCTGAAATTTTGTACGATGCCGAACACTTCTTTGATGGCTTCAAAGCCAACCCCGGCTATTCGTTGAGAACGCTGCAAGCGGCAGCTCAGGCTGGTGCAAAGTGGATCGTGCTCTGCGATACCAATGGTGGAACGCTACCCGCGGACGTGGCGCAGATCGTTCGAACTGTGTTGGCCGAGCTGTCTAAGTACTCCGTGCAACTGGGAATCCATTGTCACAACGACGGTGACTTGGCGACCGCCAATTCGTTGGCGGCAGTAGACGCTGGCTGTAATCAGGTGCAGGGCACCATCAACGGAATTGGCGAACGCTGCGGTAATGCCGATCTGATTCCCGTCATGGCCAATTTAGCCCTCAAGTTGCAGGGCTATGAAGTCTGCGGCGGTCGGCCGTTGGAACACTTAACCGAGTTGTCGCGGTTTGTCTATGAAACTGCCAATCTGCAGCACCGTAATAATCAGCCGTTTGTGGGGCAAAGCGCCTTTGCGCATAAAGGTGGCATGCATGTGCATGCGGTCAATAAGGCGGCGCACTCATACGAGCACCTAGACCCCAGCCTCGTGGGCAATCAACGACGCATCTTGGTCAGCGAACTATCCGGGCGGTCGAACATCATAGCGTTGACCACCAAGCATAACATCGACTCCGATCGACAGTTAATGGACGCGATCTTGGCCGAAGTAGTACGGCGGGAGAATAGCGGCTATCAGTACGAAAGCGCTGAAGCTTCCTTTGACTTGTTGGTGCAGCGCGTCGCCAATACGTTTAAGCCGCATTTTCAGACTGTGAAATACCGTGTCGTGGCCGGTGATCGAGATGCCCCTAGACATGCGGCATTTGCCGAAGCAATTCTAAAGTTGCGAGTCGGCGATCAGGAATGCTTCGAGGCGGCCGAAGGCCATGGACCGGTCAACGCGCTGGACGCTGCCTTGCGCAAGTGTCTGGAACGCTTCTATCCAGTGCTTTCGGACATGTACTTGGTCGACTACAAGGTGCGTGTGGTTAACAGCGAAGCGGGAACGGCCGCTAGGATCCGCGTGAACATTGAAAGCTCCGATGGCGAACATACTTGGGGTACTATTGGCGCAAGTGAAAATCTAATCGAAGCCAGCTGGCTGGCGCTCATCGACGCTGTGGAATACAAGCTGGCGTTGGCGGAAGGAGAATTGCGACATTCCACCGCTCCGCCCAGTTCTAGGCATAGCAAGGTCGGATCGTCGGGCCAAGCTGGATTGTGAAGAATAGGTTAATTGGCTATTTGGAGGTCGCTCTGCGGTTTGTCAAACCGCTGCTTTTGATAATATGGCGCCGCTGCCGCGCTTCAAAACTATCGTTCTGGCGGTTCACTCCGCTGGAGGAATCGCAGCGGCCGTCCACTATTCTTTGACCGTTACCACATGGATACTTCAACGCTAGTTCACCTATTCTGCACGTTGTTGGGCGGATTGGGGCTGTTTCTGCTGGGCATGAAAAACATGTCCGACGGCATGCAAGCTATTGCCGGCGAAAGCCTCCGGCGATTGATAGGGCTCGTGACTAACAATCGACTTATGGCCGCTGCAGTAGGTACATTGTCTACTTGTATTGTCCAGTCCAGCTCCATCACCACCGTTCTGGCAGTTGGGTTTGTCAATAGCGGCTTGATGACGCTACGGCAAGCAGTGGGCGTCATCATGGGCGCCAATATTGGAACTACGATTACCGGCTGGATCTTGGTACTGGAGATCGGCAAGTACGGACTGCCAATCATCGGGATAGCGGTGTTGTTGTATCTGTTTTCCAGGGCAGATCGCTGGAGGTACGTGGGACTGGCGGCCTTAGGAATCGGCTTGGTATTCTTCGGATTGGAGACCATGAAGGAGGCCTGCGCGATTGTTAAGACCAACCCGCAGTTCGTTGAGTGGTTCCACCAGTTTCATGCCGACAGCTATTTGGGCGTACTGAAATGCGTGTTGATCGGGTGTGTATTGACGGCCGTTGTGCAGTCCTCCTCGGCAACTTTGGGGATCACGATTTCATTGGCAACACAGGGTTTAATCGACTACCAGACTGCCGGTGCACTTGTGCTGGGCGAAAATATTGGCACAACGATTACGGCGCTGCTCGCCTCGATCGGCACAACCACTGCCGCTCGACGTGCCGCCTATTTTCACTCGATATTTAACGTGCTGGGAGTGTTGTGGATCTCGTCGATCTTTGCGTATTACATTCGGCTGATTGAATACTTCGTCGGTATCGAACCAGGCCAAGCGACTTTATCGTCGACCGAAATTAGCTCCTCAATCGCCCTGACGCACAGCTTGTTCAACATTGCCAATACGATGTTGTTTCTGCCGTTTGTTCCATTGATCGTGAAAATACTGGAGAGCGTCGCTCCCAACAAAGAATTCAAAGAAAAACCCAAATTGACGGACTTAGATATTCGCTACTTGGACACACCCGCACTGGCCATTGAACGTTCTCGGAATGAAGTACTGAAGATGGGCGACGGATGCGAAAAAATGCTTCGTTGGTTGGAGGAACTGCAGGATCAGGAGGTGCTGGATACGCAACTCGAAAACCGACTGAAACACCGTGAACAGGTATTCGATTCCGTTCAAGATGAAGTCTCCTCCTTCGTAACCGACCTGTTAGCCAAAGCCTTGCCGCACAAAGTGGCCGATGAGGCACGACGGCAACTGACGATGGCTGACGAATATGAGTCGATCAGTGACTACTTTGTAGGCCTGGATAAGTTTGATCGCAAGTTACGAAAATCCGGGTTGCGATACACCTTAGGTCAGCGCGAACAGCTTGGGCAATTGAACGGCATGACGCTCAACTACTTGAAGGCGGTAAATTCCGGAGTTGCCCGCAATGATCCGAATGTCGCTCGCGATACCGACAATACTTCCAAGGAAATCAGGTCACGCATCAAGCAGTTTCGCAAACAGCACCTGGAGGACCTATCCAAGGGTGACATCGCGCCTCAGATCAGCGTCGCTTTTCTGG
Protein-coding regions in this window:
- the cimA gene encoding citramalate synthase; amino-acid sequence: MKRTIAIYDTTLRDGAQGEGVSFSLQDKLNICQRLAEIGIDYVEGGYPLSNEKDVAFFENVRRLNLSQTVVSAFGMTRRRGFKAAEDPGMQAMLAAGTGACTIVGKTWDFQVTDVLGVDLDENLAMIGDSIEFLGRHAEILYDAEHFFDGFKANPGYSLRTLQAAAQAGAKWIVLCDTNGGTLPADVAQIVRTVLAELSKYSVQLGIHCHNDGDLATANSLAAVDAGCNQVQGTINGIGERCGNADLIPVMANLALKLQGYEVCGGRPLEHLTELSRFVYETANLQHRNNQPFVGQSAFAHKGGMHVHAVNKAAHSYEHLDPSLVGNQRRILVSELSGRSNIIALTTKHNIDSDRQLMDAILAEVVRRENSGYQYESAEASFDLLVQRVANTFKPHFQTVKYRVVAGDRDAPRHAAFAEAILKLRVGDQECFEAAEGHGPVNALDAALRKCLERFYPVLSDMYLVDYKVRVVNSEAGTAARIRVNIESSDGEHTWGTIGASENLIEASWLALIDAVEYKLALAEGELRHSTAPPSSRHSKVGSSGQAGL
- a CDS encoding Na/Pi cotransporter family protein, producing the protein MDTSTLVHLFCTLLGGLGLFLLGMKNMSDGMQAIAGESLRRLIGLVTNNRLMAAAVGTLSTCIVQSSSITTVLAVGFVNSGLMTLRQAVGVIMGANIGTTITGWILVLEIGKYGLPIIGIAVLLYLFSRADRWRYVGLAALGIGLVFFGLETMKEACAIVKTNPQFVEWFHQFHADSYLGVLKCVLIGCVLTAVVQSSSATLGITISLATQGLIDYQTAGALVLGENIGTTITALLASIGTTTAARRAAYFHSIFNVLGVLWISSIFAYYIRLIEYFVGIEPGQATLSSTEISSSIALTHSLFNIANTMLFLPFVPLIVKILESVAPNKEFKEKPKLTDLDIRYLDTPALAIERSRNEVLKMGDGCEKMLRWLEELQDQEVLDTQLENRLKHREQVFDSVQDEVSSFVTDLLAKALPHKVADEARRQLTMADEYESISDYFVGLDKFDRKLRKSGLRYTLGQREQLGQLNGMTLNYLKAVNSGVARNDPNVARDTDNTSKEIRSRIKQFRKQHLEDLSKGDIAPQISVAFLAALNAYARIRDHLENIAETVTG